A genomic window from Fusarium oxysporum Fo47 chromosome X, complete sequence includes:
- a CDS encoding tannase and feruloyl esterase-domain-containing protein translates to MRQSFGVVMALLSSPSLASSLSELCTLSNLKAALPSNGTLLGIDMIPSTITVSTAVYNASAGMGGGPMRRDTDTYNYCNVTVAYTHGTKGDTVNLKYAFPDPENFKNRFYVAGGGGYSLNTDTTGGLKYGAAAGATDGGYDAFNYSLDEKFLLGNGSINWDATYMFSYQALGEMTQIGKYITKDLYDMSKSSKVYTYYEGCSDGGREGMSQVQRWGNEYDGVIAGAPAFRFAQQQVLHVYPAAVEQTLDYYPPPCELKKIINATIEACDDLDGRKDGVISRTDLCKIHFNLKSLIGKEYYCAAETSSSLGFGFSKRQAPGSQMSNAPEQNGTITAEGIAVARAIYDGVFNSKDERAYLSWQIGSELSDGEPTYDNETDKWTLNIPSTGGMYVAKFIELLDLDNLENLNNVTYDTLVDWMNTGMVRYYDSLQTTHPDLTTFKEAGGKLLHYHGESDPSIPAGSSVHYWQSVRSIMYPKLSDEKAQKALSEWYQFYLVPGAAHCGTNSLQPGPYPQNNMNIMIDWVENGKQPSRLNATVSSGDYKGETQMLCQWPKRPLWKNDKSFACVDDEKSIESWTYSFNAFKIPAIDTTLNLTWVLQARAPRTQRSRGGCQTCRVKKVKCDETRPICRRCIRLELTCDYTRLPRKKYTRRVIASPVVSSPANLTASADAASTPSTSFTAPGDHPYSGEAYCEGFGVGPLSDAQSADISLPPLGSIADDGLALELSPDCAAILFPSDHSAIHFFRFVLPGMVGTRISMHSGPGLVWKLAQQSPMVLHMVCAVSGQSWSEKTTGSESDAEFRRLRAIQHYRDGLQMLAAATQIPSEITYLPPVLATLWLMLLYELKFGDGCGIGFDAHLRGATSILLGRSQLASSESSEHHVSHIIEAESFCSVSCKILIWLSHADGGAVLNGFGGAFNNLLGDSSRGMSESEAQDRLERVRRLQKRSVLANYDLWGRSYPQTELLEDLQCSDLSCFDAESAQLKFMVGALAAAEYRDNVPHGSWGQSVAGAIRNVRSRYGELISVANRLELPDDGPHRRFVMEMQSVVSCFHAIFVCFLRITRGQEPMAPEQREAMKEIMSLAFKVYRDQGEAGLARLGWPLFVVAIESDDILHRSWVLERFSELASHGENYRQAYQAIRVAVADLYFHLHFVFNLTILQIASIMWSPTGIIGPFQPKSSRLTVMLLVASAAVYATTAGYDSALMSGINIIPSYTEFLNLNTTTRALNVSANFIGWGIASLTMGPVVNAIGRKNSILVALLTKLFSIGLVAGSQNFAMFISGRIILGVASGLSSIAGSTWLAETLPPKIRGLGLSITFSVYYVGALISAGITYRTAEISGEWSWRLPILLQSMFSLICIFCLFLTPESPRWLSHQDMLEESLQVIASISANGDQSNQEVREQYQGMIDSRERERSEGKTASYTELFTTRSARRRLMLAVSVAVIVMASGNNIASFFLGDMLTNAGITNRTTQLQINIVLQSWCLACAMLGTFLMDRAGRKTLCLSACVGMAILMFVIAALTKTFSTSQDLAGIYGTVACIFLFMGAYSVGITPITQLYPPEVLSYSIRTNGMAIWAGTIAIFARYSIGTTLVFPIALEAISWRLYFIIGAWDVLETIFVAVFWVETKGLSLEEIDELFEGVVYNGHGASEVLEDGIMTKDQDGKDRSVSIARSATE, encoded by the exons ATGCGGCAGTCTTTTGGAGTCGTTATGGCTTTGCTATCCTCGCCATCTCTCGCATCGTCTCTTTCGGAACTATGCACCCTCTCGAACCTGAAAGCTGCGCTGCCCTCCAATGGAACCCTTCTGGGAATCGATATGATCCCATCTACTATCACAGTTTCCACGGCGGTTTATAACGCCAGTGCCGGTATGGGAGGTGGACCAATGAGGCGAGATACCGATACTTACAACTACTGTAACGTCACTGTCGCGTACACCCACGGCACCAAGGGTGACACAGTCAACCTCAAGTATGCCTTTCCTGATCCCGAAAACTTCAAGAACCGGTTCTATGTTGCGGGTGGAGGTGGTTACTCTCTCAACACTGATACTACTGGCGGCCTCAAGTATGGAGCTGCCGCAGGAGCCACTGATGGTGGATACGATGCCTTCAACTACAGTCTCGATGAGAAGTTCCTTCTCGGCAACGGTTCCATCAACTGGGATGCGACATACATGTTCTCTTATCAAGCACTCGGAGAGATGACCCAGATCGGAAAGTATATCACCAAGGACCTTTATGACATGTCAAAGTCGAGTAAGGTCTATACCTACTACGAGGGCTGCTCGGATGGCGGACGAGAGGGAATGAGCCAGGTTCAACGATGGGGTAACGAGTATGACGGTGTCATCGCTGGAGCTCCTGCATTTCGCTTCGCGCAGCAACAAGTCTTGCACGTCTACCCTGCCGCCGTTGAGCAAACACTTGACTACTACCCCCCTCCTTgtgagctcaagaagatcatcaacGCCACTATTGAGGCCTGCGATGATCTCGATGGAAGGAAAGATGGCGTCATCTCCCGAACGGATCTTTGCAAGATTCACTTCAACCTCAAGTCACTCATTGGCAAGGAGTACTACTGTGCAGCTGAGACCAGTTCTTCACTTGGCTTTGGGTTCAGCAAGAGACAGGCTCCCGGTAGCCAGATGAGCAATGCCCCAGAACAGAATGGTACTATTACTGCTGAGGGTATTGCCGTTGCTCGAGCTATTTACGATGGTGTCTTTAATAGCAAGGACGAAAGAGCGTATCTGTCTTGGCAGATTGGCTCTGAACTATCTGATGGTGAGCCTACCTACGACAACGAAACCGACAAGTGGACTCTAAACATCCCCTCTACTGGTGGCATGTACGTTGCAAAGTTCATTGAGCTTCTGGACCTTGATAACCTTGAGAACCTTAACAATGTCACGTATGACACCCTGGTAGACTGGATGAACACTGGTATGGTCCGCTACTACGACAGTTTACAAACTACTCATCCTGATCTCacaacctttaaggaagcTGGTGGCAAGCTCCTCCACTACCATGGCGAATCAGATCCCAGCATCCCAGCAGGTTCTTCCGTCCACTACTGGCAGTCTGTTCGATCCATCATGTATCCAAAACTGTCCGATGAGAAGGCACAAAAGGCTCTTTCTGAATGGTACCAGTTCTATCTCGTGCCTGGAGCTGCTCACTGCGGCACAAATTCTCTGCAGCCGGGCCCTTATCCTCAGAACAACATGAACATTATGATCGACTGGGTTGAGAATGGTAAGCAGCCATCGAGACTCAATGCTACTGTTTCTTCAGGCGACTATAAAGGAGAGACACAGATGTTGTGCCAATGGCCCAAGCGACCTCTTTGGAAGAACGATAAGAGCTTTGCGTGTGTTGATGACGAGAAGTCAATCGAGAGTTGGACATACAGCTTCAATGCTTTCAAGATCCCT GCGATTGACACAACCCTCAATCTCACATGGGTTCTCCAAGCCCGAGCC CCGAGGACCCAACGGTCACGAGGCGGATGTCAGACGTGTCGGGTGAAAAAGGTCAAGTGCGACGAGACGCGACCGATTTGCCGACGATGCATCCGCTTGGAATTGACTTGCGACTATACGCGCCTCCCACGCAAGAAGTACACCAGGCGCGTTATCGCTTCTCCTGTTGTATCGTCTCCTGCAAACTTGACTGCCAGCGCAGATGCGGCTTCAACGCCTAGCACCAGTTTCACAGCCCCTGGCGATCATCCATATTCTGGAGAGGCTTACTGCGAAGGCTTTGGGGTAGGACCGTTATCCGATGCTCAGAGTGCAGATATCAGTTTACCGCCACTCGGTAGCATTGCCGACGACGGCCTTGCGCTTGAACTCTCACCTGACTGTGCCGCTATCTTGTTCCCTTCCGATCACTCGGCAATCCACTTCTTCCGATTTGTCCTTCCAGGGATGGTTGGTACGCGGATATCGATGCACAGCGGCCCTGGTCTGGTCTGGAAGTTGGCTCAGCAGAGCCCCATGGTCCTTCATATGGTATGCGCAGTCAGTGGCCAGTCCTGGTCTGAGAAGACAACTGGTTCTGAGTCAGATGCTGAGTTCAGACGACTGAGAGCTATCCAGCACTATAGAGATGGTTTGCAGATGCTCGCTGCGGCTACGCAGATCCCTAGCGAGATCACGTATCTGCCACCTGTTCTAGCTACCTTGTGGCTCATGCTCTTGTATGAACTCAAGTTTGGCGATGGTTGCGGTATTGGCTTTGATGCACATCTACGAGGCGCCACTTCTATATTACTGGGTCGATCGCAACTTGCCAGTAGCGAAAGTAGTGAGCACCATGTGTCACATATTATTGAAGCTGAGAGCTTTTGCTCTGTTTCCTGCAAGATACTCATATGGCTCTCGCACGCTGATGGAGGTGCTGTTTTGAATGGCTTTGGCGGGGCTTTCAATAACCTTCTGGGAGACTCTTCACGTGGCATGTCTGAGAGTGAAGCGCAGGATCGCTTGGAACGGGTCAGACGACTGCAAAAGCGATCTGTTCTTGCCAACTATGACTTGTGGGGAAGGTCGTATCCCCAGACAGAGCTGTTGGAGGACCTGCAGTGTAGTGACCTATCATGCTTCGATGCCGAGTCCGCTCAGCTGAAGTTTATGGTTGGTGCCCTAGCTGCAGCTGAGTATCGAGATAATGTCCCCCACGGTTCGTGGGGACAATCTGTCGCAGGTGCCATCCGCAACGTCAGATCTAGATATGGAGAGTTGATAAGCGTGGCTAACCGCCTCGAACTACCCGATGATGGACCCCATAGACGGTTCGTGATGGAAATGCAATCGGTCGTTTCCTGCTTTCACGCGATTTTTGTCTGCTTTCTCCGCATTACTCGCGGACAAGAACCAATGGCACCAGAGCAACGCGAGGCCATGAAAGAGATCATGTCGCTAGCCTTCAAGGTTTATCGAGACCAGGGAGAGGCAGGTCTAGCCCGGCTAGGTTGGCCATTATTCGTGGTGGCGATCGAGTCAGACGATATACTGCATAGATCTTGGGTACTGGAGCGGTTTAGCGAGCTTGCATCCCATGGGGAGAACTATCGGCAAGCTTATCAAGCTATACGGGTCGCTGTAGCAG ACCTCTACTTTCACCTGCACTTTGTCTTTAATCTAACAATACTCCAAATCGCCAGCATCATGTGGTCACCAACCGGTATCATTGGGCCTTTTCAGCCCAAATCGAGTCGACTTACAGTCATGCTCCTCGTTGCAAGCGCGGCGGTCTACGCAACGACTGCCGGTTACGACTCGGCGCTCATGAGCGGAATCAACATCATACCCTCCTACACCGAGTTTCTAAACCTCAACACTACTACCCGTGCCTTGAACGTGTCTGCAAACTTCATTGGATGGGGCATTGCATCCCTGACCATGGGTCCCGTCGTCAACGCGATTGGTCGCAAGAACTCCATTTTGGTGGCTCTCTTGACCAAGCTTTTCAGCATTGGATTGGTTGCTGGCTCCCAAAACTTTGCCATGTTTATTTCTGGTCGAATCATTCTGGGTGTGGCTTCTGGACTTTCAAGCATTGCCGGTTCAAC TTGGCTCGCGGAGACTCTTCCACCCAAGATTCGCGGACTCGGTCTAAGCATTACCTTCTCCGTCTACTACGTTGGTGCCTTGATTTCCGCAGGCATTACCTATCGTACTGCCGAAATCTCTGGAGAGTGGTCCTGGCGTCTTCCTATTCTTTTACAGAGCatgttctccttgatctgcaTCTTCTGCCTCTTCCTGACTCCCGAATCGCCTCGATGGCTTTCCCATCAAGACATGTTGGAGGAATCTCTCCAAGTCATAGCGTCAATTTCTGCCAATGGAGATCAGTCAAACCAGGAAGTTCGTGAACAATATCAAGGCATGATCGATAGCAGAGAAAGGGAGCGATCCGAAGGCAAGACAGCATCATATACTGAGCTTTTCACGACTCGTTCTGCTCGGAGGCGACTCATGCTTGCAGTTTCAGTAGCCGTCATCGTCATGGCAAGCG GAAATAATATTGCATCCTTTTTCCTTGGCGACATGCTCACAAACGCTGGTATCACCAATAGAACTACGCAGCTACAAATC AATATCGTATTGCAATCTTGGTGTCTTGCCTGTGCTATGTTAGGGACGTTTCTTATGGATAGAGCTGGTCGAAAGACGCTCTGTCTCTCTGCCTGCGTCGGAATGGCCATCTTGATGTTTGTTATTGCTGCACTGACAAAGA CTTTCAGCACTAGCCAAGACCTCGCTGGGATCTATGGGACTGTCGCTTGTATCTTCCTCTTTATGGGTGCATACAGTGTTGGCATCACTCCTATTACGCAACTGTACCCTCCTGAAGTTCTTAGCTACTCTATCCGTACTAACGGAATGGCTATATGGGCTGGAACGATTGCGATATTCGC TAGATACAGCATTGGAACCACCCTTGTGTTCCCCATTGCGCTTGAGGCTATCTCCTGGCGCCTCTACTTTATAATCGGAGCATGGGATGTTCTAGAGACCATCTTTGTTGCTGTGTTTTGGGTTGAAACAAAAGGACTGTCTCTCGAGGAGATTGATGAGTTGTTTGAAGGGGTAGTTTACAACGGTCATGGAGCTTctgaggttcttgaagatgGGATTATGACTAaagatcaagatggaaaGGATCGATCTGTCTCTATTGCACGCTCGGCCACGGAGTAG